One genomic region from Elusimicrobia bacterium HGW-Elusimicrobia-1 encodes:
- a CDS encoding cell division protein FtsK, which yields MTYYKFQSRLLRKKSGKPADIRPYLAAGLTIAGAVMFYFIVFNDRSGVVGKIAARILLNFFGRVAYIFALWLAYEGVSLWRSKNEKKWRMDFALSALEVALLCGLVKFVNVYFPAVPNYGGLLGKNVAEFFTRLFGPAVGGALNLTVFLYALSVIKDFSFKDIFHRVYDVAKRDIEEYRKVRALAKKLDDRRVASSSGSDEVGKARAKAVAPEAAQTATPPKAPVKPSAPARSQTPAPPPAQFPPAPPQYVNYKIPPLDILTPPKNSAEEEQHHAHLDRAKVLQQTLGDFGIKVEVGDIIPGPVVTRYDLNLEAGIKYQSITTLQDNLALALKAASIRIVPIPEKSAVGIEVPNPATRIVTIKEMAQADDFVKNPSPLTFALGQTTDGVPYVTDIIPMPHLLIAGATGSGKSVCIHSLIVSILLKARPDELKFILIDPKRLELPIYAGLPHLYDPSVTPDKVGIITDARKAMSTLKQLVYIMEKRYELFAKHTVRNIESFNELARSRSVEGMHPVHYIVVIIDELADLMLISRREIEDDIQRLAQMARAVGIHLVLATQRPSVDVITGVIKANFSARIAFQTTSKVDSRVILDAIGADELLGRGDMLFLPPGAPRPVRLQGTFVSTKDAENVAKYILAQGHKPSYEEYVRRDGAAASAAPVDREKEEKEKQYILSALRLVLERRRVSQDLLKAHFGSSAQATNVLSLLEKDGFIMKPEGTNRWTIHYDKIQEHLANEESTAKE from the coding sequence ATGACATACTATAAATTTCAATCACGGCTTCTTCGCAAAAAATCCGGAAAACCCGCCGACATAAGGCCGTATCTGGCCGCGGGATTGACGATTGCGGGCGCGGTGATGTTTTATTTCATAGTTTTCAACGACCGCTCCGGCGTGGTGGGGAAAATTGCCGCCCGGATACTGCTGAACTTTTTCGGGAGGGTTGCCTATATTTTTGCCCTGTGGCTGGCCTACGAAGGCGTGTCGCTCTGGCGCTCGAAAAACGAAAAGAAGTGGCGGATGGACTTCGCGCTTTCGGCCCTCGAAGTGGCTCTGCTGTGCGGACTCGTTAAATTCGTAAATGTTTATTTTCCGGCGGTGCCGAACTACGGCGGACTGTTGGGCAAGAACGTCGCCGAGTTTTTCACCAGATTGTTCGGCCCGGCAGTCGGAGGCGCGCTCAATCTTACCGTTTTCCTGTATGCGTTGAGCGTAATCAAGGATTTTTCTTTCAAGGATATTTTCCATAGAGTTTACGACGTCGCTAAACGCGACATCGAAGAATACCGCAAAGTCCGCGCGCTGGCCAAAAAACTCGACGACCGTCGGGTGGCGTCGTCATCCGGCTCCGATGAAGTCGGCAAAGCCCGCGCGAAGGCCGTCGCGCCCGAGGCGGCACAGACGGCGACGCCGCCGAAAGCGCCCGTCAAACCTTCCGCGCCCGCGCGGTCGCAGACGCCCGCGCCGCCTCCGGCTCAGTTTCCGCCGGCTCCTCCACAGTACGTCAATTATAAAATTCCGCCTCTTGATATTCTCACTCCGCCCAAAAACAGCGCCGAGGAAGAACAGCATCACGCGCATCTGGACCGCGCCAAGGTTCTTCAGCAGACCCTCGGCGATTTCGGCATAAAAGTTGAAGTCGGCGACATAATCCCGGGCCCCGTCGTTACACGCTACGACCTGAATCTTGAAGCCGGCATAAAATATCAGAGCATTACGACTCTGCAGGACAATCTCGCGCTGGCCCTCAAAGCCGCGTCCATACGCATAGTGCCCATACCGGAAAAATCCGCTGTCGGCATAGAAGTGCCCAATCCGGCGACTCGCATAGTCACCATAAAAGAAATGGCGCAGGCGGATGATTTCGTTAAAAATCCCTCGCCTCTCACATTCGCGTTGGGTCAGACAACGGACGGCGTTCCGTATGTAACGGACATTATTCCCATGCCGCACCTTCTTATCGCCGGCGCCACCGGCTCCGGCAAGAGCGTGTGTATTCATTCTCTCATCGTCTCGATTCTTCTTAAAGCCCGCCCCGACGAACTCAAATTTATTCTTATCGACCCGAAGCGTCTGGAACTTCCTATTTACGCCGGACTTCCGCATTTGTACGATCCGAGCGTGACTCCCGATAAAGTCGGCATCATTACCGACGCGCGCAAGGCAATGTCAACGCTTAAACAACTCGTTTATATAATGGAAAAGCGTTACGAACTTTTCGCCAAACATACCGTAAGAAACATAGAAAGTTTCAACGAACTCGCCCGCTCCCGCTCCGTCGAGGGGATGCATCCGGTTCATTATATTGTCGTCATAATAGACGAACTCGCCGACTTGATGTTGATTTCAAGAAGAGAAATAGAAGACGATATACAGCGCCTGGCTCAAATGGCCCGCGCCGTCGGTATTCATCTGGTTCTGGCCACGCAGCGTCCGTCGGTGGACGTTATCACCGGAGTCATCAAAGCCAATTTTTCCGCCCGCATCGCTTTTCAGACCACTTCAAAAGTTGATTCTCGCGTTATACTCGACGCTATCGGCGCCGACGAACTTTTGGGCAGGGGCGATATGCTTTTTCTGCCTCCCGGCGCGCCTCGTCCCGTGCGCCTGCAGGGTACGTTTGTATCGACGAAAGACGCCGAAAATGTCGCAAAATATATACTCGCGCAGGGGCATAAGCCCTCATACGAGGAATATGTAAGGCGCGACGGCGCCGCGGCCTCCGCCGCTCCTGTTGACAGGGAAAAAGAGGAAAAAGAGAAACAGTATATACTTTCCGCGTTGCGGCTGGTGCTTGAGCGGCGCAGGGTTTCGCAGGATTTGCTCAAAGCGCATTTCGGATCATCCGCGCAGGCCACAAACGTTTTGAGCTTGCTGGAAAAAGACGGATTCATAATGAAGCCCGAAGGCACCAACAGATGGACTATCCATTACGATAAAATACAGGAGCATCTTGCCAATGAGGAATCTACCGCGAAAGAATAG
- a CDS encoding 30S ribosomal protein S12 methylthiotransferase RimO, whose product MKVYIETLGCAKNLTESETLAGRLLASGAELVSEPSAADVLVVHTCSFIGDALDESAAAIHRAARRKSKGSRLIVSGCLAQMSALKTAPDKVASAVAAADVVVGTGRLGDAADVILGRKTGISGMLGAPGGFHDAESRAHPAGSPWAYLRVAEGCGHRCNYCLIPSLRGTYKSRPADDIVREAGRLASMGVKELNLISQDTSGYGLDMPPSRRTSIAGLLGRLEKIRGIEWIRLLYCHPSTISGDMLSVMSASRKIVRYLDVPLQHVSCGVLRAMGRPTGGESPRESVKKLKSRVPGIALRTTFIVGHPGESDKDFRELIDFINEGHFMWTGIFAYSAMSGTVSARSQLPVPSASVVKRRLAAALAAARRTNRRALDSFSGKKIKALVTTPSTARPYFCAPEVDGEIKLRPRSGAAAGNFVSVFCDEVY is encoded by the coding sequence ATGAAAGTTTACATCGAAACTCTCGGCTGTGCTAAAAATCTTACGGAGTCCGAGACCCTCGCCGGACGTCTTTTGGCGTCGGGCGCCGAACTCGTGTCCGAACCTTCCGCGGCCGATGTGCTGGTGGTACACACTTGTTCATTCATCGGCGACGCTCTTGACGAATCCGCGGCGGCCATTCACAGGGCGGCGCGTCGCAAGTCGAAGGGTTCGCGGTTGATAGTTTCCGGCTGTCTGGCGCAGATGTCCGCGCTCAAAACCGCTCCCGATAAAGTCGCCTCAGCCGTCGCTGCGGCCGACGTCGTCGTCGGCACGGGACGTCTTGGCGACGCGGCGGACGTCATTCTCGGACGGAAGACCGGAATTTCCGGTATGCTCGGCGCGCCCGGCGGTTTTCACGACGCCGAATCCCGCGCGCATCCGGCGGGAAGCCCATGGGCGTATCTGCGCGTTGCCGAGGGCTGCGGCCATCGCTGCAATTACTGTCTTATACCGTCGCTGCGCGGGACTTACAAAAGCCGTCCCGCCGACGACATCGTGCGCGAGGCCGGGCGTCTTGCTTCAATGGGCGTAAAAGAATTGAATCTGATATCGCAGGACACTTCGGGGTACGGATTGGATATGCCGCCGTCGCGTCGCACGTCTATCGCCGGACTTCTGGGACGGCTTGAAAAAATACGCGGCATCGAGTGGATCCGGCTTCTCTACTGTCATCCTTCGACGATATCCGGCGATATGCTCTCGGTTATGTCGGCCTCGCGTAAAATCGTGCGCTACCTCGACGTCCCGTTGCAGCACGTCTCCTGCGGAGTGCTGAGGGCGATGGGCCGTCCCACCGGCGGCGAATCTCCGCGCGAGTCGGTCAAAAAACTTAAATCGCGCGTTCCGGGAATCGCCCTAAGAACCACGTTTATCGTCGGACATCCCGGCGAGAGCGATAAAGATTTCAGAGAGCTTATTGACTTCATCAACGAGGGACATTTTATGTGGACGGGGATATTCGCCTATTCCGCGATGTCCGGCACCGTTTCGGCGCGGTCACAACTGCCGGTTCCTTCCGCGTCCGTCGTGAAGCGACGTCTTGCCGCCGCGCTGGCGGCCGCCCGTCGGACGAATCGCCGCGCGCTCGATAGTTTCAGCGGAAAAAAAATCAAAGCGCTTGTTACGACGCCCTCGACCGCCCGCCCGTATTTCTGCGCTCCCGAAGTCGACGGGGAAATAAAATTGCGTCCGCGTTCCGGCGCAGCCGCGGGGAATTTTGTATCGGTATTTTGCGACGAAGTATATTGA